A region from the Alkalibacter saccharofermentans DSM 14828 genome encodes:
- a CDS encoding YihY/virulence factor BrkB family protein gives MVKINSPKKFLLALLKRIDEDNIVAFAYQLTYSLLLAVFPFLIFLFTLIGYSDLDSSAILSTLDSSLPDNVFNMINDLVTDIVDSQRGGLMSFSVFLSVYSAAGGFRAFMKGTNKALGINDERSLPLKYLLSIFWVVLFALTILLALIGIVFGQQLLDLASYYFPKLPFEGLVDLLRVILPVVFIFMLILAFYIFVPAKKVKFRYAFPGAIFSTFTWTVFTLVFQKYVDNFANYSRFYGALGAVIALMLWLLLTSLILLLGVELNAMLIETKNIDDPFMYPVKNIKQRLRR, from the coding sequence ATGGTTAAAATCAACAGCCCCAAGAAATTTTTACTGGCCTTGTTAAAACGAATAGACGAAGACAATATAGTCGCATTTGCTTATCAACTTACATACAGCTTGCTCCTTGCGGTATTTCCATTCTTAATATTTCTATTCACTTTAATCGGATACAGCGACCTTGACTCCAGTGCCATTTTATCCACTTTAGACAGCTCCCTGCCTGACAACGTATTCAATATGATAAACGACCTAGTTACAGATATAGTCGACAGCCAAAGAGGCGGGCTTATGTCCTTCTCTGTATTTCTATCCGTTTATTCCGCAGCCGGCGGATTCAGGGCTTTTATGAAGGGTACAAACAAGGCACTTGGCATTAATGACGAGCGATCTTTGCCACTTAAGTATCTGTTATCTATCTTTTGGGTCGTTTTATTTGCACTTACGATACTTTTAGCCTTGATAGGCATAGTCTTTGGACAGCAGTTGCTCGACCTGGCATCGTATTATTTCCCAAAGCTTCCTTTTGAAGGCTTGGTAGATCTGCTTCGAGTAATACTTCCAGTCGTCTTTATCTTTATGCTCATTCTAGCTTTTTATATTTTTGTGCCAGCGAAAAAAGTGAAATTCAGATATGCTTTTCCCGGCGCTATATTTTCTACTTTTACCTGGACTGTATTTACATTGGTTTTTCAAAAATACGTGGACAATTTCGCCAACTACTCTCGTTTCTACGGAGCTTTGGGGGCAGTGATAGCTTTGATGCTTTGGCTTTTGCTGACTTCATTGATTCTACTGCTGGGGGTGGAGTTAAATGCCATGCTCATTGAAACAAAAAACATCGACGATCCGTTTATGTATCCTGTTAAAAACATTAAACAAAGGCTCCGAAGATAA
- a CDS encoding mannitol-1-phosphate 5-dehydrogenase, producing the protein MGKIAVHFGAGNIGRGFIGLLLAKSGYEVYFVDVNEKIIDELNLKGKYDVIIAGKDEETLTVENVGGISGRDEDAVVEKLLKADLVTTAVGVNILPVIAKTIAKAIEKMAELKSVKRLNFLACENAVGNSDILKASVYENLTEEGKRYADENLGFPNTTVDRIVPEAKEDKQDVLSVAVEPFFEWNVEKEKLVGDVPKIEGMNLVDNLPSYIERKLFTLNTAHAVTAYLGYQNNLEYVHQAINDGEVRKIVVASMGEVGQALVKKHGFDMDEHQKYMEKIISRFENTALADPVERVGRDPLRKLGPTDRLIAPARTALSYGIVPENLIAGILAALSFKTQNDPKSIELDSMLKEKGLEKVLEDVCGLSKEEELFKLILKKHSKS; encoded by the coding sequence ATGGGAAAAATTGCAGTGCATTTTGGAGCGGGCAACATCGGCAGAGGATTCATCGGACTTTTGCTTGCAAAATCCGGTTATGAAGTCTACTTTGTAGATGTAAATGAAAAAATCATAGATGAACTTAACTTAAAAGGCAAATACGATGTCATTATCGCAGGGAAGGACGAGGAGACTTTAACTGTTGAAAATGTAGGAGGCATATCCGGAAGAGATGAGGATGCCGTTGTTGAAAAGCTTCTAAAAGCCGATCTTGTGACTACAGCGGTAGGAGTCAACATACTGCCGGTTATCGCAAAAACAATTGCAAAGGCTATAGAGAAGATGGCTGAATTAAAATCCGTAAAACGGCTGAACTTCTTGGCATGCGAAAATGCGGTGGGAAACAGCGACATATTAAAAGCGTCAGTATATGAAAACTTGACCGAAGAAGGCAAAAGATATGCAGATGAAAATTTAGGATTTCCTAATACCACGGTTGACAGAATTGTACCCGAAGCAAAAGAGGATAAACAAGATGTTTTATCTGTAGCGGTGGAACCGTTTTTTGAATGGAACGTGGAAAAGGAGAAGTTGGTTGGAGACGTGCCTAAAATTGAGGGCATGAATCTAGTTGATAACCTGCCGTCCTATATCGAAAGAAAGCTGTTTACCTTGAATACCGCTCATGCAGTGACCGCTTATCTCGGGTATCAGAATAATTTGGAGTACGTTCACCAGGCAATCAACGACGGTGAGGTTCGCAAGATCGTTGTAGCATCCATGGGAGAAGTGGGGCAAGCCCTTGTTAAGAAACATGGATTCGATATGGATGAGCATCAAAAATACATGGAAAAAATAATATCTAGGTTTGAAAACACGGCTCTCGCGGATCCCGTTGAAAGGGTCGGTAGAGACCCTTTAAGAAAGCTGGGACCTACGGATAGACTGATTGCGCCTGCGAGGACGGCCTTAAGCTATGGCATAGTGCCAGAAAATTTGATTGCAGGAATCCTGGCGGCTCTCTCATTTAAGACGCAAAATGACCCGAAATCAATCGAGCTTGACAGCATGCTTAAAGAAAAAGGGCTTGAAAAGGTATTGGAAGATGTCTGTGGACTTTCTAAAGAGGAAGAGCTTTTTAAACTGATATTAAAAAAGCATTCAAAAAGTTAA
- a CDS encoding PTS mannitol transporter subunit IICB, which produces MNDNVENRSGMSVKIQSFGRFLSGMIMPNIGAFIAWGLITALFIPTGWWPNETFAELVGPMIIYLLPIMIGYTGGKMVHDVRGGVVGAAATMGVIVGADIPMFLGAMLMGPLAGYGIKKIDGMLEGKIPTGFEMLVNNFSAGIFAGVMALLGLIGIGPAVLGLNRALAAGVEAIVNAGLLPLANIFIEPAKVLFLNNAINHGVLGPIGIEQSAELGKSIFFLLETNPGPGLGILLAYWFAGKGNAKQSAPGAMIIHFLGGIHEIYFPYILMNPKLILAAIGGGVSAVFTFTIFGSGLVATPSPGSIFAYMAMTPRGDHLGVLAGVLVGTVVSFLIASALLKSGKKPDEEDLQKATEKMESLKGKKSSVSQFVKKEASEVKKVVFACDAGMGSSAMGASLLSKKFKSAGLDIEVTNVAVNEIPQDVDIVITQKSLTDRARQIAPNAEHVSVDNFLGSPKYDELTERLSGE; this is translated from the coding sequence ATGAATGACAATGTCGAAAACAGATCCGGAATGTCGGTAAAGATTCAGAGCTTTGGAAGATTCTTAAGCGGAATGATCATGCCGAATATTGGAGCATTTATTGCTTGGGGACTTATAACAGCACTTTTCATACCAACAGGATGGTGGCCAAACGAAACCTTTGCAGAATTGGTAGGCCCTATGATTATATATCTTCTTCCTATTATGATAGGCTATACAGGAGGAAAGATGGTCCATGACGTAAGAGGCGGGGTAGTAGGCGCTGCAGCGACAATGGGTGTAATCGTTGGAGCAGATATCCCCATGTTCTTGGGAGCTATGCTGATGGGACCTCTTGCAGGGTATGGTATCAAGAAAATCGACGGCATGCTTGAAGGAAAAATCCCTACAGGATTTGAAATGCTGGTAAATAACTTCTCCGCAGGAATATTCGCGGGAGTAATGGCCCTTCTAGGACTTATAGGAATAGGACCAGCTGTTCTGGGGCTAAACAGAGCACTGGCTGCAGGAGTAGAGGCAATCGTAAACGCAGGACTCTTGCCCCTTGCAAACATATTCATCGAACCTGCAAAAGTATTGTTTTTGAACAACGCCATAAACCACGGAGTACTTGGACCAATAGGAATCGAGCAGTCTGCAGAACTTGGGAAGTCCATATTTTTCCTACTTGAGACAAATCCGGGTCCAGGCCTTGGAATTCTTCTAGCGTACTGGTTTGCAGGTAAAGGCAATGCTAAGCAGTCTGCGCCAGGAGCGATGATAATTCACTTCCTTGGAGGAATACATGAAATTTACTTCCCATATATATTGATGAACCCAAAATTGATACTAGCGGCTATCGGCGGAGGTGTAAGTGCAGTATTTACATTCACCATATTTGGTTCAGGACTTGTAGCAACACCTTCACCAGGAAGCATATTTGCATACATGGCTATGACGCCTAGGGGTGATCATTTAGGAGTTTTGGCTGGCGTGTTGGTAGGTACCGTGGTGTCATTCCTTATTGCTTCGGCTCTTCTAAAAAGCGGCAAGAAGCCTGATGAAGAAGATCTTCAAAAAGCAACAGAAAAGATGGAAAGCCTCAAAGGCAAAAAAAGCAGCGTGTCACAATTTGTTAAAAAAGAAGCTTCAGAAGTGAAGAAAGTAGTGTTTGCCTGCGATGCCGGTATGGGATCAAGTGCCATGGGAGCATCTCTACTAAGTAAAAAGTTTAAAAGCGCAGGACTAGATATAGAGGTGACTAATGTCGCAGTAAACGAGATACCACAGGATGTAGACATAGTGATTACCCAAAAATCCTTAACGGACAGAGCTAGGCAAATAGCTCCAAATGCAGAACACGTATCTGTTGATAACTTCCTTGGAAGTCCGAAATATGACGAATTGACTGAAAGGCTATCGGGGGAATAG
- a CDS encoding uroporphyrinogen decarboxylase family protein — protein sequence MKKERVLDAINHKRTDKIPHTIEFTKDILEILCRELGMTPDEIFDYADNHIEKINLNAGGIWIRDGFYQDEFGVVWDRTGHDKDIGIPAEVIFKKPDIDMYEFPQVQEELLRQEIEKTLSNGRDTFKICKISYNLYERAWSLRGMMNILMDMIENPEFTYALFEKIFEFNMKRIKIAMEYDIDGFYFGDDYGQQRGLIMGPTMWRKYIKPLLAKQYEEVKKKGKVVIQHSCGDNNLILEDFVEIGLDVYNTIQPEIYDLKKLKSQYGKDLAFWGAISTQRLLPYASPDEVKAKARETMSILGKDGGYIASPTHRMPQDIPVENFLALVDVFKNQ from the coding sequence ATGAAGAAAGAAAGAGTTCTTGACGCTATCAACCACAAGAGAACAGACAAAATTCCCCACACCATCGAATTTACTAAAGATATCCTTGAAATCCTTTGCAGAGAGCTTGGTATGACCCCGGATGAGATTTTTGACTATGCAGACAACCATATTGAAAAGATTAACTTGAACGCTGGAGGAATCTGGATAAGAGATGGTTTTTACCAAGACGAGTTTGGAGTCGTTTGGGACAGGACGGGACACGACAAGGATATCGGCATCCCGGCTGAGGTTATCTTTAAAAAACCGGATATTGACATGTATGAATTTCCCCAAGTTCAGGAAGAGCTTTTGCGACAAGAGATAGAAAAGACTCTTTCAAATGGGAGGGACACCTTTAAAATTTGCAAGATAAGCTATAATCTTTACGAAAGGGCTTGGTCACTAAGAGGCATGATGAATATTTTGATGGATATGATAGAAAATCCGGAGTTTACCTACGCCCTGTTTGAAAAAATATTCGAGTTTAACATGAAGAGAATAAAAATAGCCATGGAGTATGATATAGACGGATTTTATTTCGGAGATGATTACGGACAGCAGAGAGGTCTGATAATGGGGCCTACTATGTGGCGAAAGTACATTAAGCCGCTACTGGCAAAACAATATGAAGAGGTTAAGAAAAAGGGCAAAGTCGTAATACAACATTCCTGTGGGGACAACAACCTGATACTGGAGGATTTTGTCGAGATTGGACTAGATGTGTATAATACTATACAGCCAGAAATATACGATTTAAAAAAGCTTAAAAGCCAATACGGTAAGGATCTGGCATTTTGGGGTGCCATCAGCACGCAAAGGCTTCTGCCTTATGCGTCTCCTGATGAGGTAAAAGCTAAAGCAAGGGAAACCATGTCTATTTTAGGGAAAGACGGAGGATATATCGCATCTCCTACTCATAGGATGCCTCAGGATATACCGGTTGAGAACTTTTTGGCGTTGGTAGACGTTTTTAAAAATCAATAA
- a CDS encoding helix-turn-helix domain-containing protein, with protein MAEQKLTPFGIEVKKRLIELGKTQNELASEVGTSKVYLSMILYGKRSGEKYLPLIKDVLDIWSK; from the coding sequence ATGGCGGAACAAAAATTGACTCCGTTTGGTATTGAAGTAAAAAAGAGGCTTATTGAACTGGGAAAGACTCAAAATGAGCTTGCCAGTGAAGTAGGTACAAGCAAGGTTTATTTGAGCATGATACTATACGGAAAAAGATCAGGGGAAAAATATCTTCCGCTGATCAAAGATGTGTTGGACATCTGGTCTAAATGA
- a CDS encoding PTS sugar transporter subunit IIA, protein MDILKKENIIMGAKLTNQDEAVEYAGKLLVDSGYVDESYIDLMKEREKVMSTYMGNGLAIPHGVAKSREGNVIKNSGIVVIQVPEGVDFGNGNKAYMVIGIAGKDNQHLDILANIATIFSEEKNVEEMISAKDAGEIYKKFTQSV, encoded by the coding sequence ATGGATATTCTAAAAAAAGAAAACATAATAATGGGAGCTAAGTTGACAAACCAAGACGAAGCTGTTGAATATGCAGGAAAGCTGCTGGTGGATTCGGGATATGTTGATGAAAGCTATATCGACCTCATGAAAGAAAGAGAGAAGGTCATGAGCACCTACATGGGCAACGGACTTGCTATACCTCACGGAGTGGCAAAATCTAGAGAAGGCAATGTGATTAAAAATTCCGGGATAGTTGTAATCCAGGTTCCGGAAGGCGTGGATTTCGGGAATGGCAACAAGGCATACATGGTCATAGGAATTGCCGGAAAAGACAACCAGCATTTAGACATTCTAGCAAACATAGCCACTATATTCAGTGAAGAAAAAAATGTGGAAGAAATGATAAGCGCGAAGGATGCGGGTGAAATATACAAAAAATTCACCCAAAGCGTGTGA
- a CDS encoding DUF697 domain-containing protein: MKRSHWLTGLVILLSFFLMMTLLNNVIEMGERLSSVHPYLSGVFYVLIGVFALWIGTVPIWWIIKSPVYDYSSLLRGENAEPDNSELEKFKRALSRDEEDIKRLEGKKEDELKEALVRLIAEKERQADETIVQSSLLTFLTTAISPNGLIDVAAVIYYNVKMVGSMVKLFGIRPSVMNIAKIFRNVFLTAFVVNQLEELEINEYLEEMLESFGDVAAGKILSKTMDSLIQGTLSAFVTLKIGYAAKTALLDPNKTKAKGFRRYVRRRSRQTLVKEVLPRSVSAVPRGFGKAIEMMLRRMTKGSKQGA; encoded by the coding sequence GTGAAGAGAAGTCATTGGCTAACCGGACTTGTAATATTGCTGTCGTTTTTTTTAATGATGACGCTTCTAAATAATGTAATTGAAATGGGTGAGAGATTAAGTTCTGTTCATCCTTATTTATCGGGGGTGTTTTATGTCCTAATTGGCGTATTCGCATTATGGATAGGGACTGTTCCCATATGGTGGATTATAAAATCGCCGGTATATGATTATTCATCTCTATTAAGAGGTGAGAATGCGGAGCCGGATAACAGCGAGCTGGAAAAGTTCAAAAGAGCATTGTCTAGAGACGAAGAAGACATAAAAAGGCTTGAAGGCAAAAAAGAAGATGAGCTCAAAGAGGCTTTGGTAAGATTAATTGCGGAGAAGGAAAGACAAGCTGACGAAACCATAGTGCAAAGCTCCCTGCTCACTTTTTTGACAACAGCGATATCTCCAAATGGATTAATTGATGTAGCAGCCGTCATTTACTATAACGTAAAGATGGTGGGGAGCATGGTTAAGTTATTTGGAATCAGACCAAGCGTGATGAATATAGCTAAAATCTTCAGAAATGTATTCTTAACTGCATTTGTGGTAAATCAGCTTGAGGAACTTGAGATAAATGAATACTTAGAAGAGATGCTGGAATCATTTGGAGACGTAGCCGCAGGCAAGATTCTGTCAAAGACTATGGATTCGCTGATACAGGGGACATTAAGCGCATTTGTCACTCTGAAGATAGGGTATGCGGCGAAAACAGCTCTCTTGGATCCAAACAAGACTAAAGCTAAAGGCTTTAGGCGATACGTAAGAAGGCGATCAAGGCAGACGCTGGTCAAAGAGGTACTGCCTAGGAGCGTATCTGCAGTGCCAAGAGGATTTGGAAAAGCTATCGAAATGATGCTGCGCAGAATGACAAAAGGCAGCAAGCAAGGAGCCTGA
- a CDS encoding helix-turn-helix domain-containing protein, translating to MNNEFSGVGERLRQLLKKNKLKQVDVCYAAGISKNAMSNYISGNRVPDTKALYKLSKVFTVSMEWLLTGDENVTTIALGQTEKSMLDLFRGLSHEDREEIIMLIDLKYHRSRSKKGNK from the coding sequence ATGAACAACGAATTTTCCGGCGTAGGAGAAAGACTCCGCCAGTTACTTAAAAAAAATAAATTAAAGCAAGTGGATGTTTGCTACGCTGCCGGGATATCCAAAAATGCCATGAGCAATTACATCAGCGGCAACAGAGTCCCGGACACCAAAGCACTGTATAAGCTTTCAAAAGTATTTACTGTATCGATGGAGTGGCTCCTAACCGGCGATGAAAATGTGACCACCATAGCCCTAGGCCAAACCGAAAAAAGCATGCTGGATCTATTCCGGGGATTGTCTCACGAAGACAGGGAAGAGATAATTATGCTTATCGACCTTAAATACCACAGATCCAGAAGTAAAAAAGGAAACAAATAA
- a CDS encoding JAB domain-containing protein: protein MSQKIHTGHRQRMKNRYIKEGLDHFEDHQVLEMLLFFSVPRKDTNELAHRMLKEFGSLSTLFESTPEEISRRCDVTQNTAVLVSMIPSLAKRYFKGRWGEKPLLNSSTKAGQYAVSLFTGLKYEAFYIICLDSQNKASHAAKVHEGTINEAPVYPRLIVETALRHQANSVILSHNHPGGSLKPSNADIEVTKRIISAMEAISIKVVDHIIVAGELYYSFAENGRL, encoded by the coding sequence ATGTCGCAAAAAATTCATACAGGTCACAGGCAGCGCATGAAAAACAGATATATCAAAGAAGGGCTGGATCATTTTGAAGACCATCAAGTTTTAGAAATGTTGCTTTTCTTTTCGGTTCCTAGAAAGGACACAAACGAGTTGGCTCACAGGATGCTTAAAGAATTCGGAAGCCTCTCCACCCTTTTCGAGTCAACACCGGAAGAAATCTCTCGCAGATGCGATGTTACCCAAAATACAGCCGTATTGGTTTCTATGATTCCCTCTTTGGCTAAAAGGTACTTCAAGGGACGGTGGGGAGAAAAGCCACTTCTCAACAGCTCCACCAAGGCTGGCCAGTATGCAGTTTCTCTCTTCACTGGTCTCAAATACGAAGCTTTTTATATCATTTGCCTGGATTCTCAAAACAAGGCAAGCCACGCAGCCAAAGTGCATGAAGGCACCATAAATGAAGCTCCTGTTTATCCCAGGCTTATCGTAGAGACGGCCTTAAGGCATCAAGCCAACAGCGTCATACTATCCCACAACCATCCCGGCGGAAGCCTCAAGCCCTCCAACGCAGATATAGAAGTCACAAAGCGGATCATCTCTGCAATGGAAGCAATTTCAATAAAGGTAGTTGACCATATAATAGTGGCAGGCGAGCTCTATTACAGCTTTGCCGAAAATGGCAGACTTTAG
- a CDS encoding BglG family transcription antiterminator: protein MKINSRQLQVLRYILDNKTQASNEIADKLDIHPRTLYRDLNKITSWIEENQVLPKGRISAGFETLWEGDARKKVEDLIEQDLGTTKYDPEKRRFIILSELLLSSEPVKIFYLADKLNVTENTVISDLDKVEVFLKDYCLELVRKPGLGLYVKGDEKRIRNAIMNIFYQGLDLKDVRELIKKKITETSSEKAHVNIADRLLGLVEEETIIRVEEVIRSMEKELGEKLTDDAYIGLLIHTILAISRLKSGDTIKVSEEVLSNLRPTPEFEVAQKAGAKLGKEFGIKIPIDEVAYITMHLRGAKVSIERLPTEKGTYLKYDVTGIVNRMLKKAAELTGIEFNNDKDLYMGLLIHLKPAITRLELNMPIRNPLLEAIKKQYKDLFDLSQTILKVLEDEIGCEIPEEETGFVAMHLGAYLERKKSAKKERVHILVVCPSGLGTSRLLSSKLIKEVGEIEVVGHTAIEETEDFLAEHPGVDLVVSTINLGERSFDYIVVNPLLTGEDVMALKKRIGIVGIDDYNVDIKSQDQVNSYGKKQTFDMVKLKRYIEASEKLNRDFFLKEKITINNRDELLKYIARYVSGQDRARVEKLFEDIKRREDLMGTAIKSKNLALVHAKSESVDEVIAGVFRTKSPVAFTDAEGNKELVDTVLMLLMGCDTPREHKEMLSQLSAMIVEAEDFIPMLRIGDEEEIKEVVMISFNQFIQNYIKNCKV, encoded by the coding sequence TTGAAGATTAATTCCAGACAGCTTCAAGTGCTTCGATACATTTTAGACAACAAGACTCAAGCGTCAAATGAAATAGCGGATAAATTGGATATACACCCAAGGACACTATACAGGGACTTAAATAAAATTACTAGCTGGATTGAAGAGAACCAGGTTTTGCCAAAGGGAAGAATAAGTGCGGGTTTTGAAACTCTTTGGGAAGGCGATGCCAGAAAGAAAGTAGAAGATTTGATAGAGCAGGATTTGGGGACCACCAAGTATGACCCTGAAAAAAGGCGTTTCATAATACTATCAGAGCTTTTATTAAGCAGCGAACCGGTGAAGATTTTTTATCTGGCTGACAAGCTAAATGTAACAGAAAATACGGTCATATCGGATTTGGATAAGGTGGAGGTATTTCTAAAGGATTACTGTCTTGAACTTGTAAGAAAACCTGGACTTGGATTGTACGTGAAAGGGGATGAAAAGCGGATTCGTAATGCGATAATGAATATTTTTTACCAAGGGCTAGATCTCAAGGACGTAAGAGAGCTTATAAAGAAAAAGATTACAGAAACATCCAGTGAAAAGGCTCATGTCAATATAGCAGATAGGCTTTTAGGACTTGTGGAAGAAGAGACTATAATCCGTGTTGAAGAGGTTATTAGAAGCATGGAAAAGGAACTAGGAGAGAAGCTTACCGATGATGCCTACATAGGCCTTTTGATACACACGATTTTAGCAATTTCAAGGCTAAAAAGCGGCGATACCATTAAAGTCTCAGAGGAAGTCTTAAGCAACTTGAGACCAACGCCTGAATTTGAAGTAGCCCAAAAAGCCGGAGCAAAGCTGGGAAAAGAGTTCGGAATAAAGATACCGATAGATGAAGTCGCATATATAACTATGCATCTGAGAGGCGCGAAAGTAAGCATTGAGAGGCTGCCTACAGAAAAAGGGACATATCTTAAATATGATGTGACAGGCATCGTCAACCGTATGCTCAAGAAAGCTGCAGAACTAACAGGGATAGAGTTTAATAACGACAAGGATTTATATATGGGGCTTTTAATTCACTTAAAACCGGCAATAACCCGACTGGAACTTAATATGCCCATAAGAAACCCATTGTTGGAGGCGATAAAAAAGCAATATAAAGATCTCTTCGATCTAAGTCAGACCATATTAAAGGTCTTGGAAGACGAAATAGGGTGTGAAATCCCTGAGGAAGAGACTGGATTTGTAGCCATGCATCTTGGAGCCTATCTTGAAAGAAAAAAGTCTGCAAAAAAAGAACGGGTGCACATATTGGTGGTTTGCCCAAGCGGGCTGGGTACTTCTAGGTTATTAAGCTCCAAGCTCATCAAGGAGGTTGGAGAAATAGAGGTGGTTGGACATACGGCGATAGAAGAGACAGAAGATTTTTTGGCAGAGCATCCAGGCGTCGATTTAGTAGTCTCCACTATCAATCTGGGAGAAAGAAGTTTTGACTACATCGTCGTGAACCCCCTATTGACAGGGGAAGATGTTATGGCTTTAAAGAAAAGGATCGGAATCGTCGGCATTGACGATTACAACGTAGATATTAAAAGCCAGGACCAAGTGAATTCATACGGGAAAAAACAGACTTTCGACATGGTAAAGCTAAAAAGGTATATTGAGGCGTCGGAGAAACTGAATAGGGATTTTTTCTTAAAAGAAAAGATAACTATAAACAACAGGGATGAACTACTGAAATATATAGCTAGGTACGTTTCAGGTCAAGACAGAGCCAGAGTAGAGAAGCTCTTTGAAGATATCAAGCGTAGGGAAGATCTTATGGGTACGGCCATCAAATCAAAAAACCTGGCATTGGTGCACGCTAAAAGCGAGTCTGTGGATGAAGTCATCGCAGGTGTATTCAGAACGAAATCACCTGTTGCATTTACTGATGCAGAAGGAAACAAAGAACTAGTTGATACGGTGTTGATGCTACTTATGGGATGTGACACTCCTAGAGAGCACAAAGAGATGCTTAGTCAGCTTAGCGCAATGATAGTGGAGGCAGAAGACTTTATACCAATGCTGAGAATTGGAGATGAAGAGGAAATTAAGGAAGTAGTCATGATCAGTTTTAATCAGTTCATTCAAAACTATATAAAAAATTGTAAAGTCTAA